One segment of Thermococcus sp. AM4 DNA contains the following:
- the rpiA gene encoding ribose-5-phosphate isomerase RpiA gives MEELKKAVAREALSFVDDDMVIGLGTGSTTAYFIKFLGELIREEELEIYGIPTSHQSRLLAIEHGIPLLSLDEADAIDIAVDGADEVDPALNLIKGRGAALTMEKIIEYRAGTFVVLVDESKLVKRLGERMPVPIEVIPAAWRAIAEELEVFNARAELRMAVKKDGPVITDNGNFILDARFERIDDPLDMEIELNTIPGVVENGIFADIADVVLVGTREGVKKLER, from the coding sequence ATGGAGGAATTAAAGAAGGCCGTCGCCAGGGAGGCGCTGTCCTTCGTTGACGACGACATGGTTATAGGCCTCGGAACCGGCTCCACTACCGCCTACTTCATAAAGTTCCTTGGAGAGCTCATCAGGGAGGAGGAACTCGAAATTTACGGCATACCCACCTCCCATCAGTCAAGACTCTTAGCGATTGAGCACGGGATACCCCTCCTCTCCCTAGACGAGGCGGACGCAATTGACATAGCGGTTGATGGGGCGGACGAGGTCGATCCCGCTTTGAACCTCATCAAGGGGCGCGGAGCGGCGCTGACCATGGAGAAGATAATCGAATACCGCGCCGGCACCTTCGTAGTCCTCGTAGACGAGAGCAAGCTTGTAAAGCGCCTCGGCGAGAGAATGCCCGTTCCGATCGAGGTCATTCCGGCAGCGTGGCGCGCCATCGCCGAGGAGCTGGAGGTCTTCAACGCCAGAGCGGAGCTGAGGATGGCGGTAAAGAAGGACGGGCCCGTGATCACGGACAACGGAAACTTCATACTCGACGCCCGGTTCGAGAGGATAGACGATCCCCTCGACATGGAGATAGAGCTCAACACGATTCCAGGAGTCGTGGAAAACGGCATATTCGCGGATATAGCCGACGTTGTGCTCGTTGGGACACGGGAAGGCGTCAAAAAGCTTGAACGTTAA
- a CDS encoding ATP-binding protein, translated as MKIRKFVNREWELKTLERLYNEDDFTLVLVTGRRRIGKSRLVREFLKDKDAIAVQFEKRVWEYNLAKLNRAIGEHFKIPIPNFTTFTDAFRFIASQAEGRLVVFLDEFSYLLRYSEVEAEFQSIVDEVLPESDVMLILSASSVGLLKRSFFDYSSPLYGRSDATLNLQPLRFRHLFEWFSALVPEDAVELYAVTSGVPRYLELFSGRNVEEEITRNFFDPNAFLFREAKELLEEEFREPETYYTILEAVARGKTRVNEIAGYSFIEPKNTARYLRILEDLGILKRELPVGRKAKRGIYRFKDLYFAFWFRFVAPYFEEIESGFPEGALEEFERDFNCYLGFAFEEIARQFLIELNRGGKLPFKFTKIGRWWKKGEEIDLVALKERGKNALFVEVKWKDLSEREARGILKDLERKAELVELEGWRKSYGLVARKVEGKEELRGEGFLVWDLDDFEGQLSGDQ; from the coding sequence ATGAAGATTCGAAAATTTGTAAACAGGGAATGGGAGCTTAAAACACTCGAAAGGCTCTATAACGAAGACGACTTCACACTCGTTCTCGTCACGGGAAGGAGAAGAATCGGGAAAAGCCGCCTCGTTAGGGAGTTCTTGAAGGACAAGGATGCCATAGCTGTTCAGTTCGAAAAGAGGGTGTGGGAGTACAACCTCGCGAAGCTCAACCGGGCCATCGGGGAGCACTTTAAGATTCCCATTCCGAACTTCACAACGTTTACCGACGCGTTCCGCTTCATCGCGTCCCAAGCTGAGGGCAGACTTGTTGTGTTCCTCGACGAGTTCTCCTATCTGCTCCGCTATTCCGAAGTTGAGGCGGAGTTTCAGAGCATCGTTGATGAAGTTCTTCCCGAAAGCGACGTCATGCTAATTCTTTCGGCTTCCTCTGTCGGACTGCTGAAGAGGAGCTTCTTCGACTACTCAAGCCCGCTCTACGGCCGGAGCGACGCGACGCTCAACCTTCAGCCCCTTCGTTTCAGGCACCTCTTCGAATGGTTTTCGGCCTTGGTTCCAGAAGACGCGGTAGAGCTCTACGCGGTGACCTCTGGTGTTCCGAGGTACCTTGAGCTCTTCAGCGGAAGGAACGTCGAGGAAGAGATAACGCGGAACTTCTTCGACCCGAACGCCTTCCTCTTCCGCGAGGCGAAGGAACTTCTTGAGGAGGAGTTTAGAGAGCCAGAGACATATTACACTATACTTGAGGCGGTCGCGAGGGGAAAAACGCGCGTCAATGAAATCGCGGGGTATTCTTTCATCGAGCCGAAGAACACGGCGCGCTATCTGCGGATTCTCGAAGACCTTGGGATTCTAAAAAGGGAACTGCCCGTTGGGAGGAAGGCAAAGAGGGGGATTTACCGTTTTAAAGATCTTTACTTCGCTTTCTGGTTCCGGTTTGTCGCACCGTACTTCGAGGAAATCGAGAGCGGTTTTCCGGAGGGGGCGCTCGAAGAGTTCGAGCGGGACTTCAACTGCTATCTCGGCTTTGCGTTCGAGGAGATTGCCAGGCAGTTCCTCATCGAGCTGAACAGGGGTGGAAAGCTACCCTTTAAGTTCACGAAAATTGGCAGATGGTGGAAGAAAGGAGAGGAAATTGATCTCGTCGCCCTCAAAGAGAGGGGGAAGAATGCTCTCTTCGTTGAGGTAAAGTGGAAGGATTTGAGCGAGCGAGAAGCGCGGGGGATTCTGAAGGACTTGGAGCGGAAAGCAGAGCTAGTCGAGCTGGAAGGCTGGAGGAAGAGCTACGGGCTTGTGGCCAGGAAGGTTGAAGGGAAAGAGGAGCTGAGGGGAGAGGGCTTTTTAGTTTGGGACTTGGATGACTTTGAGGGGCAGTTGTCAGGAGACCAGTAA
- a CDS encoding RNA ligase has translation MVGSTFRNLLLKLGLPEERLEILEGKGGLMEDEFEGIRYLRFRDSARGFRRGTVVFEDGTVVAGFPHIKRIVQLENGIRRVFKGRPFYVEEKVDGYNVRVVKVRGRILALTRGGFVCPFTTERILDFVNEEFFRDYPNLILVGEMAGPESPYLVEGPPYVKEDIKFFLFDVQEKGTGRSVPVEERLKLAEEYGIDHVEVFGLYDRSRMDELYDLIERLSGEGREGIVMKTPDMRRIAKYVTPYANINDIRIGSHIFFDLPHGYFMQRIKRLAFYLAEKRIRGEEFDEYAKALGRALLQPFVESIHEVAGGGEVEETFRVRVKNVSTAHRMVTHFERLGVKIHIEDIEDLGNGYWRITFKRVYPDATREIRELWNGLAFVD, from the coding sequence ATGGTCGGTTCGACGTTTCGAAACCTCCTCCTGAAACTCGGCCTCCCGGAGGAGAGGCTTGAAATCCTTGAGGGCAAGGGCGGCCTTATGGAAGACGAGTTCGAGGGCATAAGATACCTCCGCTTCCGCGATTCGGCCAGGGGGTTCAGGAGGGGGACCGTTGTATTCGAGGACGGCACCGTCGTCGCGGGTTTTCCGCACATAAAGAGGATCGTCCAGCTTGAGAACGGGATAAGGCGGGTTTTCAAGGGCAGACCCTTCTACGTCGAGGAGAAGGTCGACGGCTACAACGTTCGCGTCGTCAAGGTCAGGGGCAGGATTTTGGCGCTCACGAGGGGCGGTTTCGTCTGTCCCTTCACGACCGAGAGGATCCTCGACTTCGTTAATGAGGAGTTCTTCAGGGACTACCCCAACCTGATTCTCGTTGGCGAGATGGCCGGGCCGGAGAGCCCTTACCTCGTTGAGGGACCGCCCTACGTCAAAGAGGACATCAAGTTCTTCCTGTTCGACGTTCAGGAAAAGGGAACCGGCAGGAGCGTTCCAGTTGAGGAGAGGCTCAAACTTGCGGAGGAGTACGGCATTGATCACGTGGAGGTCTTCGGTCTCTACGACCGCTCGAGGATGGATGAGCTCTACGACCTCATCGAGAGGCTGAGCGGGGAGGGCAGAGAGGGCATCGTGATGAAGACGCCCGATATGCGGAGGATAGCGAAGTACGTGACGCCCTACGCCAACATCAACGACATCAGGATAGGCTCCCACATATTCTTTGATCTGCCCCACGGCTACTTCATGCAGAGGATCAAGAGGCTGGCCTTCTATCTGGCTGAAAAGCGCATCAGGGGCGAGGAGTTCGACGAATACGCGAAGGCCCTCGGTAGGGCCCTTCTCCAGCCCTTCGTCGAGAGCATTCACGAAGTTGCCGGCGGGGGGGAGGTGGAGGAGACCTTCCGGGTCAGGGTGAAGAACGTGAGCACCGCCCACAGGATGGTTACCCACTTTGAGAGGCTCGGAGTTAAGATCCACATCGAGGACATCGAGGACCTCGGAAACGGCTACTGGAGGATAACCTTCAAGCGCGTTTATCCGGACGCAACGCGCGAGATAAGGGAGCTTTGGAACGGCCTGGCGTTCGTGGATTGA
- a CDS encoding tetratricopeptide repeat protein, with amino-acid sequence MDTVKMLRIISNETNLQILSVLKSGSFNPRELARILQRDETDVSRRLRLMERLGLVEGRWVRVRGRNVRVYSLKVGELRISFEPGGVVLQTSNRVRYEVPLLEERLPRVGLFVGRSLEVSRLVSAEESVIVIYGMAGIGKTSLAARVFGDAFWYQMTGVEGFDYLAWQLGLFLNTRGYSLLLDYLRGGGREERAIFELILEGIEETGAKIVLDDLHKCRDDVILRLVSFLSSRLRNGKLVLLSRERPNLGLWDNLLYLHLRGLEPEDAYELLRSRGVEMEPDEFAKLYGVTRGHPLALNLYAEAGGGTRGDIGNFFDAIFAEAYGSLTEDEREMLSLMALFEEPLEYDAIKRLYGRRNTFPVLYSLLRKGLVERSGESYFLHDLVRSLARKGFHGDERDYYLEYAEYLLSKNSPTDFIRAFRYTIRSGRFERFRDLTETRIRRFNHLIADFPTAYLRVLSEAEESPYVDSEIAEVYFQRGFFDRAEELWLKALDGLDGIHLANVLSYLSDLYIERNEFEKAREYLKRTEAIAETLNDPLVWLWYHMERTKYDYYTGDLEGALRSAVREMEVLKLLPPDPEREVKVLFHVGDVYCEMGECGKGVDYYLRALEFSLASGLTFSASMARFELSKAYYNLGDYGKAAELAGEASEYFLRIKNYRRAVDSLAYMTVALIGLGELEEAERNAEKMIALAQSTNYPLAWAGYLFLGAVRELMGDDGGEYFRRGREHLGKYEWLYDAVLHELGRVFDLRVIHNDY; translated from the coding sequence ATGGACACGGTGAAGATGCTGAGGATCATCTCCAACGAGACGAACCTTCAGATACTCTCCGTACTCAAGTCGGGCTCCTTTAATCCTCGCGAGCTCGCCCGCATCCTCCAGAGGGACGAGACCGACGTGTCGAGGCGGCTTCGACTCATGGAGCGCCTCGGGCTCGTGGAGGGCAGATGGGTCAGGGTAAGGGGGAGGAACGTTAGGGTCTACTCCCTCAAAGTTGGGGAACTCCGGATAAGCTTTGAACCCGGCGGCGTGGTTCTCCAGACGTCGAACCGCGTTCGCTACGAAGTTCCCCTGCTCGAGGAGAGGCTTCCCCGGGTTGGCCTCTTCGTTGGCAGAAGCTTGGAGGTTTCTCGGCTGGTCTCGGCGGAGGAGAGCGTTATAGTGATATATGGAATGGCGGGCATAGGGAAGACCAGCCTCGCCGCCAGGGTCTTTGGAGACGCCTTCTGGTACCAGATGACCGGGGTGGAGGGCTTTGACTACCTGGCCTGGCAGCTCGGGCTCTTCCTGAACACGAGGGGTTACTCGCTCCTCCTCGACTACCTCCGGGGAGGTGGCAGGGAGGAGAGGGCTATCTTTGAGCTCATCCTTGAGGGAATTGAGGAAACCGGGGCGAAGATAGTCCTCGATGACCTTCACAAGTGCCGGGATGACGTTATCCTGAGGCTCGTTTCCTTCCTGTCGTCGAGGCTGAGGAACGGAAAACTCGTGCTCCTCTCGCGCGAGAGGCCCAACCTCGGTCTGTGGGACAACCTCCTTTACCTCCACCTCAGGGGCCTTGAACCCGAGGACGCCTACGAGCTCCTGAGGAGTCGGGGCGTCGAGATGGAGCCGGATGAGTTTGCGAAGCTCTACGGCGTGACGCGAGGGCATCCCCTCGCCCTCAACCTCTACGCCGAGGCTGGGGGCGGAACCCGTGGTGACATCGGGAACTTCTTCGATGCTATCTTTGCGGAGGCCTACGGTTCCCTGACGGAAGATGAGAGGGAGATGCTCTCCCTCATGGCCCTATTTGAGGAGCCCCTCGAATACGATGCAATCAAGCGCCTCTACGGGAGGAGAAACACCTTTCCCGTCCTCTACTCCCTCCTGAGGAAGGGGCTGGTGGAGCGGAGCGGTGAAAGCTACTTCCTCCACGATCTGGTGCGAAGCCTCGCGAGGAAGGGCTTTCACGGGGACGAGCGGGATTATTACCTTGAGTACGCCGAGTATCTGCTCTCTAAGAACTCCCCCACAGACTTCATAAGGGCGTTCAGGTACACGATCCGGTCGGGAAGGTTTGAGAGGTTTAGGGATCTGACGGAGACGAGGATACGGAGGTTCAACCACCTCATAGCCGACTTTCCAACTGCTTATCTGAGGGTTTTAAGCGAGGCCGAGGAAAGCCCCTACGTTGATTCCGAAATCGCGGAGGTGTACTTCCAGAGGGGCTTCTTCGACAGGGCGGAGGAGCTGTGGCTGAAGGCCCTCGATGGGCTGGACGGAATTCACCTCGCCAACGTGCTTAGCTACCTCAGCGACCTCTACATCGAAAGGAACGAGTTCGAGAAGGCCAGGGAATACCTCAAACGGACCGAGGCCATAGCCGAGACCCTGAACGATCCACTCGTCTGGCTCTGGTACCACATGGAGCGGACGAAGTACGATTACTACACCGGCGATCTGGAGGGGGCGTTGAGGAGCGCCGTGCGGGAGATGGAGGTCTTAAAACTCCTCCCGCCGGATCCGGAGCGGGAAGTTAAGGTGCTCTTCCACGTTGGTGACGTTTACTGCGAGATGGGCGAGTGCGGCAAGGGCGTTGACTACTACCTTCGAGCCCTCGAGTTCTCCCTCGCCAGCGGTCTGACCTTCAGCGCCAGCATGGCCCGCTTTGAGCTCTCAAAGGCTTACTACAACCTGGGCGATTACGGAAAGGCCGCGGAGCTGGCGGGTGAGGCTTCGGAGTACTTCCTCAGGATCAAGAACTACCGCAGGGCCGTTGATTCCCTTGCCTACATGACCGTTGCCCTCATAGGGCTCGGCGAGCTGGAGGAGGCTGAGAGAAACGCCGAAAAAATGATAGCGCTGGCCCAGAGCACGAACTATCCCCTCGCGTGGGCTGGTTATCTCTTCCTCGGTGCGGTGAGGGAGCTGATGGGCGACGACGGAGGGGAGTACTTCCGCAGGGGGAGGGAGCATCTGGGGAAGTACGAATGGCTGTACGATGCGGTTCTCCACGAGCTGGGCAGGGTCTTTGACCTGAGGGTTATTCATAACGATTATTAA
- a CDS encoding 50S ribosomal protein L16, whose amino-acid sequence MGLRPAKIDRDVDKPAYTRREYIRGAPGPKITIFDMGNLSAEFQYEVSLHAEQAMQIRQNALEAIRIQVNRYLQKNVGRSNYHFKIRVYPFQVLRENPMATGRKADRYGNGMRRPFGKPIGLAARVKKDQKILTVWVNENHLKFALGAMHRAKMKLPYSAYYRIYDREGNDVTTKVLSTMKR is encoded by the coding sequence ATGGGACTTAGACCAGCGAAGATTGATAGGGACGTTGACAAGCCCGCTTACACGAGGAGGGAATACATACGCGGTGCTCCGGGACCGAAGATAACGATATTCGACATGGGCAACCTCTCTGCCGAGTTCCAGTACGAGGTCAGCCTCCACGCCGAGCAGGCGATGCAGATAAGGCAGAACGCCCTTGAGGCGATTCGTATTCAGGTCAACAGGTACCTCCAGAAGAACGTTGGAAGGAGCAACTACCACTTCAAGATCCGCGTTTACCCGTTCCAGGTTCTCAGGGAGAACCCGATGGCCACCGGAAGGAAGGCCGACCGTTACGGAAACGGTATGCGCAGGCCCTTCGGAAAGCCGATTGGATTGGCGGCTCGCGTCAAGAAGGACCAGAAGATACTCACCGTCTGGGTCAACGAGAACCACCTCAAGTTCGCCCTCGGTGCCATGCACAGGGCCAAGATGAAGCTTCCCTACAGCGCCTACTACAGGATCTACGACAGGGAAGGCAACGACGTCACCACCAAGGTTCTCTCCACGATGAAGCGCTGA
- a CDS encoding MFS transporter — translation MERKRLAGILLLIASAFTGTIAFRLATPAIAFYTRDILRASMLAVSLVSMSFVLARAFSSVLGGLVLERGKKLVYLGAIAMMGNAVAVQLYPLTSSWLQVVGIKLLNGFLNGISWPMAQFVLAVTTPKEIRARVTAVYFFFGSIASLLGNYVYAYTVGLGLAGQMWISSAFFVLTGIIMLLSYYLLFDLITPRKKKTPDGESPSLNPKRVLTIASLMAVIVAFTSGEITYVYVSEALGLSKERTAVLLGWTGFLSALLSYFVSWLADVRSEARMVKLTALLAGISPILASIKTAPTVFLGIFLALFAFQSFRPISRKVLASYHRSSLAIGGVNAVQNLSTFIGGMLFGLAYSLGEVHFGLTLHLALLTFLPFSLGLIIEGTRVKDG, via the coding sequence GTGGAGCGCAAAAGGCTCGCCGGGATTCTGCTCCTCATCGCCTCGGCCTTCACGGGAACGATTGCATTTCGCCTCGCAACCCCCGCCATAGCATTCTACACGCGAGACATTCTAAGGGCGAGCATGCTCGCGGTTTCCCTCGTCTCGATGTCCTTTGTGCTTGCGAGGGCCTTCTCGTCCGTCCTCGGCGGTCTCGTCCTTGAGCGGGGCAAGAAACTCGTCTACCTCGGAGCGATAGCGATGATGGGGAACGCGGTAGCCGTTCAGCTCTACCCGCTCACGTCGAGCTGGCTTCAGGTCGTTGGAATAAAGCTCCTCAATGGCTTTCTCAACGGAATAAGCTGGCCGATGGCCCAGTTCGTTTTAGCCGTAACGACGCCGAAGGAGATAAGGGCGCGCGTTACCGCGGTTTACTTCTTCTTCGGAAGTATAGCGTCTCTCCTCGGCAACTACGTCTACGCCTACACGGTTGGGCTCGGTTTGGCCGGCCAGATGTGGATTTCCTCGGCGTTCTTCGTCCTGACGGGCATTATAATGCTCCTCAGCTACTACCTCCTCTTCGACCTGATAACGCCGAGGAAGAAGAAAACGCCGGACGGCGAGAGCCCGAGCCTGAACCCGAAGAGGGTTCTAACGATTGCCTCGCTGATGGCGGTTATAGTGGCCTTCACCTCGGGCGAGATAACCTACGTCTACGTCTCGGAGGCTCTGGGGCTGAGCAAGGAGAGAACCGCAGTTTTGCTCGGCTGGACGGGGTTCCTCTCGGCGTTGCTCAGCTACTTCGTCTCGTGGCTCGCCGATGTGAGGAGCGAGGCGAGGATGGTGAAACTCACAGCGTTGCTCGCGGGAATATCGCCGATTTTAGCGTCGATAAAGACCGCACCGACAGTTTTCCTTGGAATTTTTCTGGCCCTTTTCGCCTTCCAGAGCTTCAGGCCGATTTCGCGGAAGGTTTTAGCTTCCTACCACCGCTCCTCGCTCGCGATAGGCGGCGTGAACGCGGTTCAGAACCTCTCGACCTTCATCGGCGGAATGCTCTTCGGCTTGGCTTACTCGCTCGGGGAGGTCCACTTTGGACTAACCCTCCACCTCGCGCTCCTGACCTTCCTGCCCTTTTCGCTCGGGCTGATAATCGAGGGGACGAGGGTGAAAGATGGGTGA
- a CDS encoding alanine--glyoxylate aminotransferase family protein: MELRFDMEYENAYREVYEMVKPKYKLFTAGPVACFPEVLAIMSVQMFSHRSAEAKAVHVDTLERLKKFLEADKGEIILFPSSGTGFMESAVRNTVPRGGKVLVTIIGAFGKRFADVVEANGRKAVILEKEPGYAIKPEELDDALRKNPDVHAVTITYNETSTGVLNPLPELAKVVHEHDKLLFVDAVSAMGGADIKFDEWGIDLVFASSQKAFGVPPGLAVAAVSERVFEIAEKMPERGWYFDLPLYKKFNEKKKGTPSTPPLPQIFGLNVVLRIIEKMGGKKEWLDMYRKRSEMIREGVKEMGLGILAEPGYESPTITAVVVPEGMKGVDVYNAMRERGFELAKGYGSVAEKTFRIGNMGYMTFDDIREMLDNLREVIEELRKK, from the coding sequence ATGGAGCTCCGTTTCGACATGGAGTATGAGAACGCTTACAGGGAAGTCTACGAGATGGTGAAGCCGAAGTACAAGCTCTTTACGGCCGGACCGGTTGCGTGCTTCCCAGAGGTTCTCGCGATAATGAGCGTGCAGATGTTCAGCCACCGCTCGGCCGAGGCGAAGGCCGTTCACGTTGACACCCTCGAGAGACTCAAGAAGTTCCTTGAGGCCGACAAGGGCGAGATAATACTCTTCCCGAGCTCGGGAACCGGCTTCATGGAGTCGGCCGTTAGAAACACCGTCCCGCGCGGTGGAAAGGTCCTCGTCACAATCATCGGCGCCTTCGGAAAGCGCTTCGCAGACGTCGTCGAGGCCAACGGAAGGAAGGCAGTAATCCTCGAGAAGGAACCCGGCTACGCGATAAAGCCCGAGGAACTGGACGACGCCCTCAGGAAGAACCCCGACGTCCACGCGGTCACGATAACCTACAACGAGACCTCGACCGGTGTTCTTAACCCGCTTCCCGAGCTGGCCAAAGTGGTCCACGAGCACGATAAGCTCCTCTTCGTTGATGCGGTTTCCGCAATGGGCGGAGCTGACATAAAGTTCGACGAGTGGGGCATCGACCTCGTCTTCGCGAGCAGTCAGAAGGCCTTCGGCGTCCCGCCGGGACTCGCGGTTGCGGCTGTGAGCGAGCGCGTTTTTGAGATAGCCGAGAAGATGCCCGAGCGTGGCTGGTACTTCGACCTGCCTCTCTACAAGAAGTTCAACGAGAAGAAGAAGGGAACGCCGTCAACCCCACCGCTCCCGCAGATATTCGGCCTCAACGTCGTTCTCAGGATAATCGAGAAGATGGGCGGAAAGAAGGAGTGGCTCGACATGTACAGGAAGAGGAGCGAGATGATACGCGAGGGCGTCAAGGAGATGGGTCTCGGAATCCTTGCTGAGCCCGGCTACGAGAGCCCGACGATAACGGCCGTCGTCGTCCCCGAGGGAATGAAGGGAGTTGACGTCTACAACGCCATGCGCGAGAGGGGCTTTGAGCTCGCCAAGGGCTACGGAAGCGTGGCGGAGAAGACCTTCAGGATTGGAAACATGGGCTACATGACCTTCGACGACATCCGCGAGATGCTCGACAACCTCAGAGAGGTTATAGAAGAGCTGAGGAAGAAGTGA
- a CDS encoding type II/IV secretion system ATPase subunit — MGVYIFKPEDLIRYGSARPEQMELLKEEVLGKNDVLIAGTSRSGKTKLVEALLHYVPDDWKVAVVTAYGEFKPFKPNIEVIDTAFDRRSTDERTGEVIERLKKLNPDYVVIDTLHTVSVPRILDELIDDYAFIVTSLAMSDDLKAEVMHWLGIDEKTFDRFDVLVELSRDWRTGMKKINRIYKIENGELKPLL; from the coding sequence ATGGGCGTCTACATCTTCAAGCCCGAGGATTTGATACGCTACGGCTCGGCAAGGCCTGAGCAGATGGAGCTCCTGAAGGAAGAGGTCCTCGGAAAGAACGACGTACTAATCGCTGGAACGAGCAGGAGCGGAAAGACGAAGCTCGTGGAGGCGTTACTCCACTACGTCCCAGACGACTGGAAGGTGGCCGTTGTTACTGCCTACGGCGAGTTCAAGCCCTTCAAGCCGAACATCGAGGTCATTGATACCGCCTTCGACCGGCGCTCCACCGACGAGAGGACTGGGGAGGTAATAGAGAGACTGAAGAAACTCAACCCGGACTACGTGGTTATAGACACCCTCCACACCGTCAGCGTCCCGAGGATTCTCGATGAGCTGATAGACGACTACGCCTTCATCGTCACCTCGCTGGCGATGAGCGACGACTTAAAGGCCGAAGTCATGCACTGGCTCGGGATAGACGAGAAGACCTTCGACCGCTTCGACGTTCTCGTCGAGCTGAGCAGGGACTGGAGAACCGGAATGAAGAAGATAAACAGGATTTACAAAATAGAGAACGGGGAGTTAAAGCCCCTGCTCTGA
- a CDS encoding ATP-binding protein: MITQKFVDRKAELTTLRKVFKKGALIIVYGRRRVGKTRLLVEASRGFRTLYHLCKEEEVSETLRTLNAKLFSLTGDESLLRHPVRSFDEFFERLPEDVVVIFDEFQILVKNHPRILGVLQEHLDFRGSGSIVLCGSSVSMMEELVSYGSPIYGRRTLSLKVEPLKFSHIGEFFPNYSLEDLVKVYGMVDGIPEYLLRLDPSLSPEENAREEFFGRGFLYDEAEYLLRYELRDLSTYNTILEAISYGHRSFNELKNATGLDGSKLTRYLSILMNLGIVGREAPVTEKPKKRARNSRYFIRDNYFAFYYTFVYPFKEGIEIGMPNEALEHFERNFNRYLGWVFEDIARQFLIELNKAGKLPFRFTKIGRWWRKGEEIDLVALNERERKALFVEVKWKDLSEREARGILKDLERKAELVGLDDWERTCGLVAKKVEEKEELRKESWLVWDLRDFERLREVEKL; the protein is encoded by the coding sequence ATGATTACACAAAAGTTCGTTGACAGAAAGGCGGAGTTAACGACCCTGCGGAAAGTCTTCAAAAAGGGCGCGCTGATTATCGTCTACGGCAGGAGAAGGGTTGGAAAGACGAGACTCCTCGTTGAGGCTTCCAGGGGGTTCAGAACCCTTTACCACCTCTGCAAGGAGGAAGAAGTTAGTGAGACCCTGAGAACGCTCAACGCAAAGCTTTTCTCACTCACGGGCGATGAATCACTGCTGAGGCATCCAGTACGCTCATTCGATGAGTTCTTCGAGAGACTGCCGGAGGACGTCGTGGTAATCTTTGACGAATTCCAGATTCTGGTCAAAAACCACCCCAGAATCCTTGGCGTCCTTCAGGAGCACCTTGACTTCCGGGGAAGCGGGAGCATCGTCCTCTGCGGTTCGAGCGTCTCGATGATGGAGGAGCTCGTTTCCTACGGCAGTCCAATCTACGGGAGGAGAACTCTCTCGCTCAAGGTCGAGCCCCTGAAGTTCAGCCACATCGGCGAGTTCTTTCCGAACTACAGCCTCGAAGACCTCGTCAAGGTCTACGGCATGGTAGATGGAATCCCTGAGTACCTGCTTCGCCTCGACCCGTCTCTTTCCCCGGAGGAGAACGCGCGGGAGGAGTTCTTCGGGAGGGGCTTCCTCTACGATGAAGCCGAATACCTGCTCCGATACGAGCTCCGGGACCTGAGCACCTACAACACGATTCTGGAGGCGATAAGCTATGGCCACCGCTCGTTCAACGAGCTGAAGAACGCGACGGGGCTCGACGGCTCGAAGCTGACGCGCTACCTCAGCATACTCATGAACCTTGGCATCGTTGGCAGGGAAGCCCCCGTTACGGAAAAGCCGAAGAAACGGGCAAGGAACTCGCGGTATTTCATACGGGACAACTACTTCGCCTTTTACTACACGTTCGTTTACCCGTTCAAGGAGGGGATAGAGATTGGAATGCCTAATGAAGCGCTGGAGCACTTTGAGAGGAACTTCAACCGCTACCTCGGCTGGGTCTTTGAGGATATTGCCAGGCAGTTTTTAATCGAGCTGAATAAAGCTGGAAAACTGCCGTTCCGCTTTACAAAAATCGGCCGCTGGTGGCGGAAGGGTGAGGAAATCGATTTGGTCGCTTTGAACGAGAGGGAGAGGAAGGCCCTGTTTGTCGAGGTTAAGTGGAAGGATTTGAGTGAGAGGGAAGCGAGGGGAATTTTGAAGGACTTGGAACGGAAGGCGGAGCTTGTAGGGTTGGACGATTGGGAAAGGACCTGCGGACTTGTAGCTAAGAAGGTTGAAGAAAAGGAAGAGCTGAGGAAAGAGAGCTGGCTTGTATGGGATTTGAGAGACTTCGAGAGGCTGAGGGAGGTGGAGAAGCTTTAG